From a single Nicotiana tabacum cultivar K326 chromosome 8, ASM71507v2, whole genome shotgun sequence genomic region:
- the LOC142163106 gene encoding uncharacterized protein LOC142163106, which translates to MASRKLRPYFQCHPISVVTAYTLHNILHKYELSGRLAKWAIELSEYDITYQPRTAIKSQVLADFVTDFSRGIQLEVEKELQIFNGSNAGTWTLFTDGSSNVKGAGLGIILVPLTGETIRQAIKFHPNTNNEAEYEVVIAGLELARELGIEQIPRDENAEADALVNLVSAAEVTNEENAYVIHLFHSYGILPEDKKKAQALRKKAARYYLNQGNLYRKMFGGPLARCLGPYQIEYVMREIHEGLCGNHAGGRSLENEHTSLKHWMKRFYLQIGMLFI; encoded by the exons ATGGCATCTaggaaattaagaccttatttccaatgtcatcctaTTTCCGTGGTAACTGCCTATACCTTACATAATATATTGCATAAATACGAGTTATCGGGTAGATTAGCCAAATGGGcaatagaactaagtgaatatgacattACATATCAACCTAGAACTGCAATAAAGTCACAGGTTTTAGCAGATTTCGTGACAGATTTTAGCCGAGGGATACAGTTAGAAGTAGAAAAAGAACTGCAGATATTTAACGGATCTAATGCAGGTACATGGACCTTATTTACTGATGGTTCATCAAATGTAAAAGGAGCAGGTCTGGGCATTATCCTGGTACCACTTACGGGTGAAACCATAAGACAAGCAATAAAGTTCCATCCAAACACTAATAATGAGGCAGAATATGAagttgtgattgcaggtttagagttGGCACGAGAGCTCGGAATAGAGCAG ATACCAAGAGACGAAAATGCTGAGGCAGATGCTCTAGTTAATCTTGTATCTGCTGCAGAagtaacaaatgaagaaaatgcttATGtgattcatttgtttcattca TATGGAATTTtacctgaagataagaaaaaggctcaagcacttcgcaaaaaagctgctcgCTACTATTTAAATCAAGGCAATCTTtatcgaaaaatgttcggtggtcctcTAGCAAGATGCCTTGGGCCTTATCAAATAGAGTACgtgatgagagaaatacacgagggactTTGTGGAAATCATGCTGGAGGAAGATCTTTG GAAAATGAGCATACGAGCTTGAAACATTGGATGAAAAGATTCTACCTTCAAATTGGAATGCTGTTCATCTAA